From a region of the uncultured Draconibacterium sp. genome:
- the ftsY gene encoding signal recognition particle-docking protein FtsY — MAIFGSFSRKKKESLDEGLSKTKESVFKKLGRAVVGKSKVDDEVLDNLEEVLITSDVGVDTTLKIIGRIEERVSKDKYMGISELNNILKDEISDLLEENNTTDVSDFDLPQKDGPYVIMVVGVNGVGKTTTIGKLAYNFKQAGKSVVLGAADTFRAAAIEQLEVWAQRVDVPIVKQKMGSDPASVAYDTLASAKASNADVVIIDTAGRLHNKVGLMNELSKIKNVMQKIVPDAPDEVLLVLDGSTGQNAFEQAKQFTKATEVTALALTKLDGTAKGGVVIGISDQFKIPVKYIGIGEKMEHLQIFRRREFVDSLFS, encoded by the coding sequence ATGGCCATATTCGGAAGTTTTAGCAGAAAGAAGAAAGAAAGCCTTGACGAAGGATTGTCGAAAACAAAAGAGAGTGTTTTTAAAAAACTGGGGCGTGCAGTAGTCGGGAAATCGAAAGTTGACGACGAAGTTTTAGACAATCTGGAAGAGGTACTTATTACATCAGACGTAGGTGTGGATACAACGCTTAAAATTATTGGACGTATTGAAGAGCGTGTTTCCAAAGATAAGTACATGGGCATTAGCGAGCTGAATAACATCCTTAAAGATGAAATCTCTGATTTATTGGAGGAAAATAACACTACCGATGTATCAGATTTTGATCTTCCGCAAAAAGACGGGCCTTATGTAATTATGGTTGTTGGTGTGAATGGAGTGGGTAAAACCACTACCATCGGTAAATTAGCATACAATTTTAAACAAGCCGGGAAATCAGTTGTATTGGGAGCTGCCGATACATTTAGGGCTGCTGCAATTGAGCAATTGGAGGTATGGGCCCAAAGAGTAGATGTTCCTATTGTAAAACAAAAAATGGGATCCGATCCGGCTTCAGTAGCATACGATACATTGGCATCGGCAAAAGCCAGTAATGCTGATGTGGTTATTATTGATACGGCCGGCCGATTACACAATAAAGTGGGTTTAATGAACGAGCTGAGCAAAATTAAAAATGTTATGCAAAAGATCGTTCCCGACGCTCCGGATGAAGTTTTACTTGTTCTGGATGGATCTACCGGGCAAAATGCATTTGAGCAGGCTAAACAGTTTACAAAAGCCACAGAGGTAACGGCACTGGCATTAACCAAGCTCGACGGAACTGCTAAAGGTGGTGTCGTAATTGGAATTTCCGACCAGTTTAAAATTCCAGTAAAATACATTGGTATTGGCGAGAAAATGGAGCATTTGCAAATCTTCCGCCGTCGTGAGTTTGTCGACTCGCTGTTTTCGTAA
- a CDS encoding DUF4295 domain-containing protein, with product MAKKAVASLQKGAGKGYAKVIKMTKSEKTGAYAFKEEMVPNDDVKTYFKK from the coding sequence ATGGCAAAGAAAGCAGTAGCATCACTACAGAAAGGTGCCGGTAAAGGTTATGCGAAAGTAATCAAAATGACTAAATCGGAGAAAACCGGAGCATACGCTTTTAAAGAAGAAATGGTGCCAAACGATGACGTTAAAACTTATTTTAAAAAATAA
- the rpmG gene encoding 50S ribosomal protein L33, with protein MAKKGNRVQVILECTEHKDSGVPGTSRYITTKNRKNTTERMELKKYNPILKKVTVHKEIK; from the coding sequence ATGGCAAAAAAAGGTAACAGAGTGCAGGTGATATTAGAATGCACTGAGCATAAAGATAGTGGTGTGCCAGGTACTTCAAGGTATATTACTACAAAAAACAGAAAGAATACAACGGAGCGTATGGAATTAAAAAAATACAATCCTATTCTTAAGAAAGTAACAGTACATAAAGAAATTAAATAA
- the rpmB gene encoding 50S ribosomal protein L28, translating into MSRVCQITGKRAMVGNNVSHSKRRTKRKFDINLFKKKFYMPHEDRWVQLTVSAAGMRTINKKGIKSALAEAQEKGFIDKF; encoded by the coding sequence ATGTCACGAGTTTGTCAAATAACAGGTAAAAGAGCAATGGTGGGTAACAATGTTTCTCACTCGAAAAGAAGAACTAAAAGAAAGTTCGATATAAACCTGTTTAAAAAGAAATTTTATATGCCCCACGAAGATCGTTGGGTGCAACTAACAGTATCTGCTGCCGGTATGCGTACCATTAATAAAAAAGGCATTAAGTCTGCTTTAGCCGAGGCACAGGAAAAAGGTTTTATTGATAAATTTTAA
- a CDS encoding tetratricopeptide repeat protein, protein MIRFLPIIFVALTISVIAQNSEIDSLKRVLVKSYNPTDKANVSLLLARNYESVDIDQGKIYARRALLENNDSIMARACNQLGRLFFYSSQLDSAKIYFEKAIKLLTKIGNKKQVASLSNSLGAVQLRQGDYNKCIKTLTESSAYFEECGDEVIVAKCYNNMSAAFAELGKYPKAIEYNAFAIDIFNKYNMLSYQLIALPNLAAQYLKAGDTLKAIEYNLQAEELAMRVGNKRSLSIIYNNLGSVYLDIDAAKAKEYLLNAISLKNELNLKNGIEVAQGNLGYLHLKNKNYKTALDYYLEVKNQVNGEQLVYVLDQISKCYKGMHNYDKALQSAQNARILKDSLTDAENKKIFSEIQISYETEKREREILELERKNLEVDNKRIRNQNLLLSLLALFFFVTVFVYFFLKKTRRRQQQEQNKLLKRLKEQELQGLDKIIEAQENERQRIANDLHDNLGSRMATLKLLINDVHQQLPKQHHTKFKKLESLAEETYGEVRKIAHNNHTGVLISRGLIPSMKIIANQISESNNTSVYVININVEKRIKNNIEIQVFRILQELITNIIKHAKASEITIQFSEDKDELNVMIEDDGIGFDIKKINYGLGLTNIEKRLTSLAGKINIDTSPGNGTTIILTIPL, encoded by the coding sequence TTGATCCGGTTCCTCCCCATAATATTCGTAGCACTAACTATCTCGGTTATAGCACAAAACTCAGAAATAGATAGCCTTAAACGTGTACTTGTAAAAAGTTATAATCCTACCGACAAAGCCAATGTAAGCTTATTATTGGCAAGAAATTACGAATCAGTAGACATCGACCAAGGCAAAATCTACGCCCGACGTGCGCTTCTGGAAAATAACGATTCAATAATGGCCCGGGCATGTAATCAACTGGGGCGCTTATTCTTTTATTCGTCACAACTTGATTCAGCAAAAATTTATTTTGAGAAAGCAATAAAACTCCTTACAAAAATTGGGAACAAGAAACAAGTTGCTTCATTATCCAACAGTTTGGGAGCGGTACAATTACGCCAGGGAGATTACAATAAATGTATAAAAACCCTCACCGAAAGTTCGGCTTATTTCGAAGAATGTGGCGACGAAGTTATCGTTGCAAAGTGTTATAATAATATGTCGGCTGCATTTGCCGAATTGGGCAAATACCCCAAAGCTATTGAATACAACGCATTTGCAATTGATATTTTTAATAAATACAACATGCTGTCCTATCAATTAATAGCACTACCCAACCTTGCTGCACAATATTTAAAAGCCGGCGATACTTTAAAAGCAATAGAATACAACTTACAAGCAGAAGAACTTGCTATGCGAGTGGGCAATAAACGCTCGTTATCAATAATATATAATAACCTTGGCAGTGTTTACCTTGATATTGATGCTGCAAAAGCAAAAGAATACCTTCTTAACGCAATTTCGTTAAAAAACGAACTCAATCTGAAAAACGGTATTGAGGTAGCACAAGGAAACCTAGGGTACTTACATTTAAAGAATAAGAATTATAAAACAGCTCTTGATTATTATTTAGAGGTTAAAAATCAGGTAAATGGCGAGCAATTGGTATATGTTCTCGATCAGATTAGCAAATGTTACAAAGGCATGCACAATTACGATAAAGCTTTGCAATCCGCCCAAAATGCGAGAATTTTAAAAGATAGCCTAACCGATGCCGAGAATAAAAAGATTTTTTCAGAAATACAGATCAGCTACGAAACGGAAAAAAGAGAAAGAGAGATACTTGAATTGGAGCGTAAAAATCTGGAGGTGGACAATAAACGTATTCGCAACCAAAACTTGTTATTAAGCCTGCTCGCCTTGTTTTTCTTTGTTACAGTTTTTGTTTATTTTTTCTTAAAAAAAACACGTCGTCGGCAACAGCAAGAACAAAACAAACTACTGAAACGGTTAAAAGAACAGGAATTGCAAGGCCTGGATAAAATTATTGAGGCTCAGGAGAACGAGCGCCAACGTATTGCCAACGACCTGCACGACAACCTGGGGAGCCGAATGGCCACGCTTAAGCTACTAATTAACGATGTGCATCAACAATTGCCCAAACAACACCATACTAAATTTAAGAAACTTGAATCGCTTGCAGAAGAAACTTATGGAGAAGTGCGAAAAATTGCTCATAACAACCATACAGGCGTACTTATATCAAGAGGATTAATTCCGTCAATGAAAATTATTGCGAACCAAATTTCCGAATCAAACAACACCTCGGTATATGTAATAAACATAAACGTTGAAAAAAGAATAAAAAACAATATTGAAATTCAGGTTTTCAGGATATTACAGGAACTGATAACAAACATTATTAAACATGCAAAAGCTAGTGAAATCACTATACAATTTTCGGAAGATAAAGATGAACTGAATGTGATGATTGAAGACGACGGAATTGGTTTTGACATAAAAAAAATTAACTACGGACTAGGACTAACAAACATTGAAAAAAGACTAACAAGCTTAGCCGGAAAAATAAATATTGATACCTCGCCAGGCAATGGAACGACAATAATCTTAACCATCCCCTTATGA
- a CDS encoding response regulator transcription factor — translation MKIKVAIADDHKLFIDGIKSILSSEKNIDIVTEATNGLELVNAIEKGTIPNVIITDIRMPVMDGITATKYLNKIYPNIPILALSMYDQCADVIEMLKAGANGYVTKDVDKCELLLALKKLTRGEKYFSKNLPENFSNWCPDAPLKDDINLTRREKEILALICKDRTTMQIANELNLSKFTVDTHRKNMHKKLGIKSNTGLVSFAHKNLDFNVGS, via the coding sequence ATGAAAATAAAAGTTGCTATAGCTGACGATCACAAATTATTTATCGACGGAATAAAATCGATTCTTTCTTCAGAGAAGAATATTGATATTGTAACTGAAGCCACAAACGGGCTGGAGCTCGTTAATGCTATTGAAAAAGGGACAATTCCGAATGTTATTATTACCGATATAAGAATGCCTGTAATGGACGGAATTACAGCAACGAAATACCTTAATAAGATCTACCCGAACATTCCAATTCTGGCCTTATCAATGTACGATCAATGTGCCGATGTTATTGAGATGCTAAAGGCAGGGGCCAACGGCTACGTTACAAAAGATGTTGATAAATGCGAATTATTACTTGCGCTTAAAAAATTAACCCGTGGCGAAAAATATTTCAGCAAAAACCTACCGGAAAACTTTAGTAATTGGTGTCCCGATGCTCCACTAAAAGACGACATAAACTTAACCCGAAGAGAAAAAGAAATACTCGCTCTTATTTGCAAAGATCGCACCACAATGCAAATCGCCAACGAATTAAATCTGAGCAAATTTACGGTTGATACTCATCGAAAAAACATGCATAAAAAGTTGGGGATTAAATCAAATACAGGGCTTGTTAGTTTCGCGCATAAAAACCTGGACTTTAATGTTGGTAGTTAA
- a CDS encoding RelA/SpoT family protein has protein sequence MEPREQIYTRYDHLKEFCQLTWDDASFLKLENAFEFAQNVLGETRFSHDEVILSHSLEVASIIAMEIGLEPDSVITGLLHNVMYAGLKEKVTQKEIGEKFGTHISSILEGMAKINALGTDTIDLHSENYRKLMLALAGDVRVILVKIADRLQVMRNLEIYNEANQLKLAYETQYLYAPLAHRLGLYNINSEMQDICLKIQKPDEYYYVVNRLKETERERANFVAEFVKPIEKKLQQRGLKFSMKARTKSISSINTKMRKKNVSFDEVMDLFAIRVILDSEPENEKADCWTAYSFITEEYQTNPNRLRDWITIPKSNGYESLHTTVMGPHKKWVEIQIRTKRMDEIAEKGLAAHWKYKGGKESSFDSWLAGIRDILENPGLNAVDFIDHFNTDIYSDEIFVFTPKGDLKKMPSGATVLDFAYEIHSRVGDTCVGGKINGKKVTLKHKLKNGDQIEIDTSNNQKPKLDWLDFVVTSKARNRVKTSLNEDRNRQASDGREMLLRKFKNWKLDLNDDAIRKILKHFEFKLAVDFYYEVANGKIDTLEVKSLFIEKEEDADTTKKTIEELLPTSEAKNLTYDGGEDFLIIDNNLKNVNYKLAKCCNPVFGDRIFGFVTINDGIKIHRASCPNAPQMKERFPYRIIKTVWKDNTSNSSFLTSLHVSGTDEVGIISEITHIIAKDVGTQMRSINISSDKGNFEGILQISVYNLDHLEFLIHKLKKVKGVVSVSRGEK, from the coding sequence ATGGAACCCAGAGAACAAATATATACCAGATACGACCACTTAAAGGAGTTTTGCCAGTTAACATGGGACGATGCATCGTTTCTGAAACTTGAGAATGCGTTTGAATTTGCCCAAAATGTTCTTGGTGAAACCCGCTTTTCTCACGACGAAGTAATTTTAAGTCATTCACTCGAAGTGGCCTCCATTATTGCAATGGAGATCGGTCTTGAGCCCGACTCCGTAATTACTGGCTTGTTGCACAATGTAATGTACGCCGGGTTAAAGGAAAAGGTGACTCAGAAAGAAATTGGTGAAAAATTTGGTACGCATATAAGTTCTATTCTTGAAGGCATGGCAAAGATTAATGCCTTGGGAACCGATACCATTGATCTGCACTCGGAAAATTACCGAAAACTGATGTTGGCGCTGGCCGGCGATGTACGCGTTATCCTGGTTAAAATTGCCGATCGATTGCAGGTGATGCGCAACCTTGAAATTTACAATGAGGCCAATCAGCTCAAGCTAGCTTACGAAACACAATACTTATACGCTCCTTTGGCACACCGTCTTGGGCTGTATAATATAAATTCCGAAATGCAGGATATATGCCTGAAAATTCAAAAGCCGGATGAGTATTACTACGTAGTTAACCGATTAAAAGAAACCGAACGCGAGAGGGCCAACTTTGTGGCCGAATTTGTTAAGCCCATTGAGAAAAAGCTACAACAACGTGGGCTGAAATTTTCGATGAAAGCACGTACAAAGTCTATTTCGTCGATAAATACAAAAATGCGCAAAAAGAATGTTTCATTCGACGAAGTGATGGATCTGTTTGCCATTCGTGTGATTCTTGACTCGGAACCGGAAAATGAAAAAGCCGATTGCTGGACTGCCTATTCGTTTATTACCGAGGAGTATCAAACCAATCCAAACCGCTTGCGCGATTGGATAACCATACCAAAATCAAATGGATACGAGTCGCTGCACACAACGGTAATGGGGCCTCATAAAAAATGGGTTGAAATTCAAATCCGTACCAAACGAATGGACGAGATTGCTGAAAAAGGATTGGCTGCACACTGGAAATATAAAGGTGGCAAGGAGTCGAGTTTTGACTCGTGGCTGGCTGGTATTCGTGATATTCTGGAAAATCCGGGATTGAATGCGGTTGATTTTATCGATCATTTTAACACTGATATTTACAGTGACGAGATATTTGTTTTTACGCCAAAGGGAGATTTGAAGAAAATGCCGTCGGGAGCTACTGTGCTCGATTTTGCCTACGAAATTCACTCGCGTGTTGGTGATACTTGTGTTGGCGGAAAGATAAATGGCAAAAAAGTTACTTTAAAACACAAGCTTAAAAACGGCGATCAAATTGAAATTGACACGTCGAATAACCAGAAACCCAAATTAGACTGGTTGGATTTTGTGGTTACATCGAAAGCGAGAAACAGGGTTAAGACGAGTTTAAACGAAGATCGCAACCGGCAGGCGAGTGATGGCCGCGAAATGTTGTTACGCAAATTTAAAAACTGGAAACTGGATTTAAATGACGATGCAATACGCAAAATTCTAAAACACTTTGAATTTAAACTTGCAGTTGATTTTTACTATGAAGTAGCAAATGGTAAAATTGATACGCTTGAAGTAAAATCGCTGTTTATTGAAAAAGAAGAGGACGCAGATACAACGAAAAAGACGATTGAAGAACTGTTGCCAACAAGTGAGGCGAAAAACCTTACGTATGATGGTGGTGAAGATTTTCTGATCATCGACAACAACCTGAAAAATGTAAATTACAAGCTGGCAAAATGTTGTAATCCGGTTTTTGGCGACCGAATATTTGGTTTTGTTACGATAAATGATGGTATAAAAATTCATCGTGCCAGTTGCCCCAATGCACCGCAAATGAAAGAACGTTTTCCTTACCGCATTATAAAAACTGTGTGGAAAGATAATACCAGTAATAGTTCATTCTTAACATCGTTGCATGTATCCGGGACTGATGAAGTTGGCATCATTTCGGAAATCACGCACATTATTGCAAAAGATGTTGGCACACAAATGCGATCGATAAATATTTCGAGCGATAAAGGCAATTTCGAAGGAATATTACAGATTTCGGTTTATAATCTCGATCACCTTGAATTTCTTATTCATAAACTAAAAAAGGTAAAAGGTGTTGTTTCAGTAAGCAGGGGAGAGAAATAG
- a CDS encoding ferritin yields MLKEKVLKALNEQINAEQYSSLLYLSMSAYFNDKGLPGFANWMYVQYQEELTHANKFFNYVVERGGKVELKAIDQMPTTWEGVIDVYEKTLEHEQLVTSLIDKLVDVAVEERDHATQSFLRWFVDEQVEEEANVTEILDTLKLIDGQGNGIFMLDREMRNRAFVDTTAAAQ; encoded by the coding sequence ATGTTGAAAGAAAAAGTACTAAAAGCGTTAAACGAGCAAATAAACGCAGAACAATATTCATCATTATTATACCTCTCGATGTCGGCCTATTTTAACGATAAAGGGCTGCCGGGCTTTGCCAACTGGATGTATGTTCAGTACCAGGAAGAGCTGACCCATGCCAATAAGTTTTTTAATTACGTAGTTGAACGAGGAGGTAAAGTTGAGTTGAAAGCAATTGACCAAATGCCTACAACATGGGAAGGTGTTATTGATGTTTATGAGAAAACACTAGAGCACGAGCAACTGGTTACCAGTCTGATTGACAAATTAGTTGATGTTGCCGTTGAAGAAAGAGACCATGCAACACAAAGTTTCTTGCGCTGGTTTGTTGATGAGCAGGTTGAAGAAGAAGCTAACGTTACTGAAATACTTGATACCTTAAAGCTCATTGATGGACAGGGTAATGGTATTTTTATGCTGGATCGTGAAATGCGTAATCGTGCCTTTGTTGATACTACTGCTGCAGCTCAATAA
- a CDS encoding carboxypeptidase-like regulatory domain-containing protein, whose translation MKRLQFIICFLIAVLLFSCEEEKLDIEKYGIVKGQIVDGETYQPLTGVQVLTNPASTSVITGDDGVFEFTKVKEGDLAVTARKNDYLSNTVSIAVYENETTDLKFFLMKDENDIGWIEIYDPVPGNGATEQNVSITFKWAVQQEYSRKELEYTVYYFQSNSTTQKVAGENLTTNEVVVDGLSYDTTYYWFVVAKFEGNRVANSPTWTFKTEVDSE comes from the coding sequence ATGAAGAGATTACAATTTATAATATGCTTTCTGATTGCCGTTTTGCTCTTTAGCTGCGAAGAAGAAAAACTTGATATTGAGAAATATGGAATAGTTAAAGGACAAATTGTGGATGGTGAGACATATCAACCTCTTACTGGGGTGCAAGTATTAACCAATCCGGCAAGTACTTCGGTTATAACAGGTGACGATGGCGTTTTTGAGTTTACAAAGGTTAAAGAAGGTGATTTAGCTGTGACGGCTCGTAAAAATGACTATCTAAGTAATACAGTAAGCATAGCTGTTTATGAAAATGAAACAACGGATCTAAAGTTCTTTCTTATGAAAGATGAAAATGATATTGGCTGGATAGAAATTTATGATCCGGTTCCGGGGAATGGAGCCACTGAACAAAACGTAAGTATAACTTTTAAGTGGGCAGTTCAGCAGGAATACTCAAGAAAAGAATTGGAATATACTGTTTATTATTTTCAGTCGAACTCCACCACGCAAAAAGTTGCCGGCGAAAACCTGACCACTAACGAAGTTGTTGTCGACGGCTTAAGTTACGACACAACATACTATTGGTTTGTTGTTGCAAAATTTGAAGGAAATCGTGTGGCCAATAGTCCAACCTGGACATTCAAGACCGAGGTTGATAGCGAATAG